Proteins encoded in a region of the Carassius carassius chromosome 49, fCarCar2.1, whole genome shotgun sequence genome:
- the pcdh1g22 gene encoding protocadherin 1 gamma 22, which produces MMESLFLLKRIWWCCVFILPWSTIEAQIRYTIPEELREGSVVGNVAKDLGLDVSKIIDRNLQIASETGKHYFAIDVEKGDLIVNKRIDRESLCGYNVPCVLPLQAVLENPLQMHRVEIEVQDINDNTPNFKSNERILNIPESINSGAKFLLESAIDSDVQFNSLKLYSLSNNDHFVLNVKTQDAVKIPELVLKKHLDREKEAVHKLILTAADGGNPVRTGTCEITVVVLDINDNAPEFEKTFYETVVDENEPSHKEIIRVKAIDLDEGLNGDIEYFFADQTSETALFNIDQQTGVITIKGQLDHEKAKTHKFDIIAKDKGNPQMEGHCSIKINVNDVNDNAPDIIITSLSSPIPENSSNGTVVSLISTKDADLGGNGEVKLTLVPGIPFRLNLTVSNHYALVTNGPLDRETYTEYKIDLKAVDAGSPPLSSEKTVTIGISDVNDNSPIFTEKSYTVYAKENSPHDSVLCSVSAYDPDLGKNAKISYSILDSKVQDVPVSSYIYINSENGSVFNMQSFDYEKVKVFQILVQAKDHGSPSLSSNATVHVFILDQNDNAPAVIYPSTSMGSVTHQRMPRSAKAGHLVTKVTAVDADSGHNAWLFYRLAEATDASLFSVNLHTGEVRTKRAVSEQDDSSQRLLIEIKDNGEPIQSTTVTVDILLEDGFHEPISDYRLKTTEDKNKTGKITLYLIISLVMVSVLCLLTFCTLIVKCVKNSIGSSSCCVRRANSGYKNPNRNLQIQLNTDGPIKYVEVLGGDMMSQSQSFGSYLSPMSEFSDLTLVNPSSTTNFTDTLNVLDASLPDSAWTFESQQVSE; this is translated from the coding sequence ATGATGGAATCTCTATTCCTTTTAAAGAGAATTTGGTGGTGCTGTGTCTTTATTCTTCCTTGGAGTACAATAGAGGCGCAGATTCGATACACAATTCCAGAAGAGCTAAGAGAAGGATCTGTGGTCGGAAATGTTGCTAAAGACCTCGGTTTGGATGTGTCAAAGATTATAGATCGTAACCTACAAATAGCATCTGAGACTGGTAAGCACTATTTCGCCATAGATGTGGAAAAGGGTGATCTTATTGTGAATAAGAGAATCGATAGAGAGAGTTTGTGTGGATACAATGTCCCGTGTGTTTTGCCTCTTCAAGCCGTTTTAGAGAATCCTCTGCAGATGCATCGGGTTGAGATTGAAGTACAAGATATTAATGACAACACGCCCAATTTTAAATCTAATGAGCGCATATTGAATATTCCAGAATCTATTAATTCAGGAGCAAAATTTCTCTTGGAGAGCGCTATTGACTCAGATGTACAGTTCAATTCTTTAAAATTATACAGTCTGAgcaataatgatcattttgttTTAAACGTGAAAACTCAAGATGCAGTCAAAATTCCAGAACTAGTACTAAAAAAACATCTTGATCGAGAAAAAGAGGCTGTTCATAAGCTAATATTGACAGCAGCTGACGGAGGGAATCCAGTCCGCACGGGCACATGTGAGATCACTGTTGTTGTTCTGGACATTAATGACAATGCTCCTGaatttgaaaaaacattttacGAGACTGTTGTTGATGAAAACGAACCAAGTCATAAAGAAATTATAAGAGTCAAAGCTATAGATTTAGATGAAGGGTTAAATGGAgatattgaatatttttttgcAGACCAAACATCAGAAACAGCATTGTTTAATATTGATCAACAAACAGGTGTCATCACAATTAAAGGACAGCTGGATCatgaaaaagcaaaaacacataAATTTGATATAATAGCAAAAGACAAAGGAAATCCTCAAATGGAGGGCCATTGCAGTATAAAGATAAATGTTAATGATGTAAATGATAACGCACCTGACATAATTATTACTTCCCTCTCAAGTCCGATTCCTGAGAATTCCTCAAATGGCACTGTTGTTTCTTTAATTAGTACAAAAGATGCAGATTTAGGGGGGAACGGGGAAGTTAAACTGACATTGGTCCCCGGAATACCGTTTAGATTGAACCTTACAGTTTCAAATCATTACGCACTAGTCACCAACGGTCCTCTAGACAGAGAAACGTATACTGAATATAAAATTGATTTGAAAGCAGTTGATGCCGGTTCACCACCGTTATCTAGTGAGAAGACAGTCACAATAGGCATTTCAGACGTGAATGACAACTCTCCAATTTTCACTGAGAAGTCTTACACGGTTTACGCTAAAGAGAACAGCCCCCATGACTCAGTATTGTGCTCAGTCTCCGCCTATGACCCAGACTTGGGAAAAAATGCCAAAATCTCCTACTCCATTTTGGACTCTAAGGTTCAGGATGTTCCTGTatcttcttatatatatataaactcagaaaacGGAAGTGTATTTAACATGCAGTCTTTTGACTACGAGAAAGTCAAAGTGTTTCAGATCCTCGTTCAGGCTAAAGATCACGGCTCTCCATCTTTGAGCAGCAATGCAACTGTTCATGTGTTTATTCTGGACCAGAACGATAATGCACCCGCTGTCATTTACCCGTCCACATCCATGGGGTCTGTTACTCATCAGAGGATGCCCCGTTCTGCTAAAGCAGGACATCTCGTTACTAAGGTAACAGCAGTGGACGCGGACTCGGGTCATAACGCCTGGCTGTTCTACAGGCTCGCGGAGGCCACGGACGCGTCTCTGTTCAGTGTCAATTTACATACGGGAGAGGTGAGGACTAAACGCGCTGTTTCAGAGCAGGACGACTCCTCTCAGAGACTGCTGATAGAAATAAAGGATAATGGAGAACCGATCCAGTCCACAACTGTCACAGTGGATATACTGCTAGAGGACGGCTTTCATGAACCCATTTCAGACTATCGTTTGAAAACTacagaagacaaaaataaaactggTAAAATCACTTTGTATTTGATCATATCTTTGGTCATGGTATCGGTTTTGTGTCTATTGACGTTTTGCACGTTGATTGTAAAATGCGTTAAAAACAGCATCGGAAGTTCAAGCTGCTGTGTCAGGCGAGCTAATTCTGGATACAAGAACCCCAACAGAAACCTGCAGATCCAGCTCAACACTGACGGGCCCATTAAGTATGTGGAGGTTCTGGGAGGAGACATGATGTCTCAGAGTCAGTCCTTTGGCTCCTATCTCTCTCCAATGTCAGAATTCAGTGATCTCACCCTTGTTAATCCCAGCAGCACCACAAACTTTACAGACACACTAAACGTGCTTGATGCGTCATTACCAGACAGCGCGTGGACGTTCGAGAGCCAACAGGTGAGCGagtga
- the LOC132132782 gene encoding protocadherin gamma-C5, translating into MSVYWNQHLSCLEMRTQIQRIILLWRALWLLCFAILWSDIEAQLRYTIPEELKEGSIVGNVAKDLGLDLSEIFDRKLRIASESGKQYFSVNLRNGELFVNEVIDRETLCGQSASCVLPVQVIIEDPLQFYRVEVDIKDINDNSPIFLSEINTIEVPESTLTGARFRLEPAQDPDAGTNSLRTYVLNKNEHFVMNIKTDKDGTKVPEIILENAVDREKQSVHLLILTGIDGGDPARSGTTQISVKVLDANDNAPVFEHELYELKVMESTVPGTMILTVKAIDLDDGLNGEVEYSFAAHTPAVIQNVFAINPVTGELVVSKQLDYETSTSYKIDVRARDKGSLAMEGHCRIQVTVLDVNDNVPEIIITSSPKPVREDAPPGTMVALINVKDLDSGVNGNVTLSMAQVTSFKLKPTFSNHYALVTDSQLDREKFPRYNIELKASDSGSPPLVSSKLISINILDVNDNPPVFSERVYSIYIKENSAPGSILASLTASDLDTGENAKIVYSALDTNTQNVPVSSYVYINSENGSIFSMHSFDYEKIKIFHIIVLAKDHGSPPMSSNATVHVFILDQNDNAPVVIYPSTTVGSVTHQRMPRSSKAGHLVTKVTAVDADSGHNAWLFYRLAEATDASLFSVNLHTGEVRTKRAVSEHDDSSQRLLIEIKDNGEPLQSTTVTVDILIEEGVHEPISEYSMETTEKNNKKSGKITLYLIISLGTVSVLSVLTLFTLIGKCVRSCIGSSSCCIRRTNSEYKNPNRNLQIQLNTDGPIKYVEVLGGDMMSQSQSFGSYLSPMSEFSDLTLVNPSSTTNFTDTLNVLDASLPDSAWTFESQQVRQQVYTSNQMLSM; encoded by the coding sequence ATGTCAGTATACTGGAATCAACATTTATCGTGTTTGGAAATGAGGACTCAAATACAAAGGATAATTTTGCTCTGGCGAGCCCTGTGGCTGTTGTGTTTCGCTATTTTGTGGAGTGATATAGAGGCGCAGCTTCGTTATACAATACCGGAGGAGCTGAAGGAGGGATCTATTGTTGGAAATGTAGCTAAAGATCTCGGTTTGGATTTATCTGAAATATTTGATCGTAAATTACGGATAGCATCTGAGTCTGGTAAGCAATATTTCAGTGTGAATTTGCGGAATGGTGAGCTGTTTGTGAATGAAGTAATAGACAGAGAAACCCTGTGCGGACAAAGCGCGAGTTGTGTGTTACCAGTGCAAGTAATAATCGAGGATCCACTCCAGTTTTATCGTGTCGAGGTGGACATAAAAGATATTAACGACAATTCTCCAATATTCTTGTCGGAAATAAACACAATTGAGGTTCCAGAGTCAACGTTAACAGGAGCGAGGTTTCGTTTAGAACCTGCTCAGGATCCTGACGCTGGAACGAACTCCTTGCGCACTTACGTGCttaataaaaatgaacatttcgTCATGAACATAAAAACCGACAAGGACGGAACTAAAGTCCCAGAAATAATTTTAGAGAACGCTGTCGACAGAGAAAAACAGTCTGTACACCTGCTAATTTTGACAGGTATTGATGGGGGTGATCCAGCGAGGTCAGGAACTACACAGATTTCTGTAAAGGTTCTTGATGCAAATGATAATGCTCCTGTATTTGAACACGAGTTATATGAGCTTAAAGTGATGGAGAGCACAGTCCCGGGTACAATGATACTTACTGTAAAAGCTATTGACTTGGACGATGGTTTAAACGGTGAGGTCGAGTATTCCTTTGCGGCACATACACCTGCTGTAATTCAAAATGTGTTTGCTATTAATCCCGTGACAGGTGAATTAGTCGTTTCCAAGCAGCTTGATTATGAAACCAGCACCTCATATAAAATTGACGTCCGGGCTAGAGACAAAGGTTCACTTGCGATGGAGGGACATTGTAGAATCCAAGTGACCGTTTTAGATGTGAATGATAATGTACCTGAGATCATCATTACCTCCTCACCCAAACCTGTGCGAGAAGATGCGCCCCCTGGGACTATGGTAGCCTTAATTAACGTTAAAGATTTGGATTCAGGTGTAAATGGAAACGTAACACTAAGCATGGCACAGGTCACCTCTTTTAAATTAAAGCCAACGTTTTCAAACCATTACGCACTGGTGACAGATTCACAATTAGATCGAGAAAAATTCCCTAGATATAATATTGAGCTAAAAGCCTCAGACTCTGGATCACCTCCACTGGTATCTAGCAAACTCATTTCAATTAATATACTAGACGTCAATGATAATCCTCCTGTTTTCTCTGAACGTGTGTACTCGATTTATATTAAAGAAAACAGCGCTCCTGGATCCATTTTAGCATCATTAACAGCATCAGATCTAGATACAGGAGAAAATGCCAAAATTGTCTATTCAGCTCTCGATACTAATACCCAAAACGTACCAGTCTCTTCATATGTTTATATAAACTCTGAAAATGGTAGTATATTTAGCATGCACTCGTTTGACTACGAGAAAATTAAGATCTTTCACATCATCGTGCTTGCTAAAGATCATGGCTCTCCTCCTATGAGCAGCAACGCCACAGTTCATGTGTTTATTCTGGACCAGAACGATAATGCACCTGTTGTCATTTACCCGTCCACAACTGTGGGGTCTGTTACTCATCAGAGGATGCCCCGTTCTTCTAAAGCAGGACATCTCGTTACTAAGGTAACAGCAGTGGACGCGGACTCGGGTCATAACGCCTGGCTGTTCTACAGGCTCGCGGAGGCCACGGACGCGTCTCTGTTCAGTGTCAATTTACATACGGGAGAGGTGAGGACTAAACGCGCTGTTTCAGAGCACGACGACTCCTCTCAGAGACTGCTGATAGAAATTAAGGATAATGGAGAACCGCTCCAGTCCACCACAGTCACAGTGGATATACTGATAGAGGAAGGCGTTCATGAGCCCATCTCGGAATATAGTATGGaaactacagaaaaaaacaacaagaaaagcGGCAAAATCACTTTGTACTTGATAATCTCTTTGGGCACAGTGTCAGTTTTATCTGTGTTGACATTATTTACGTTGATTGGGAAATGCGTTAGAAGCTGCATCGGAAGTTCAAGCTGCTGTATCAGGAGGACAAATTCTGAGTACAAGAACCCCAACAGAAACCTGCAGATTCAGCTCAACACTGACGGGCCCATTAAGTATGTGGAGGTTCTGGGAGGAGACATGATGTCTCAGAGTCAGTCCTTTGGCTCCTATCTCTCTCCAATGTCAGAATTCAGTGATCTCACCCTTGTTAATCCCAGCAGCACCACAAACTTTACAGACACACTAAACGTGCTTGATGCGTCATTACCAGACAGCGCATGGACGTTCGAGAGCCAACAGGTGAGACAACAAGTATATACATCTAATCAGATGTTGTCAATGTAA